cattttactttgtcTTTCATCACCTATGGTTGCACAAGACACTCCTGGTCCCAGGAGACTGCTGTCAGAAACTGCAATCTTCCCTGCTTGTGGGCTCATTGGCTCGCTTTCCCTCAGCCCCCATTATCCACCTGCCCGCTGACAGGCACTTGAGGAAACGGATCAGTGTGGTACCCGGGATGGCCCTGACTGCTGCAGTGGCTTTTGTGGCCTTCGCAGGCCACTGCCTCTCGGGGCCTCAATTCCTCAACTGAAAATGGGGTTGGATTTGataatatgttaattttttatttttgagattgTGCCTCTAGAAAGTGTCTCCTATCATATCAACCTTCCCCCTACTCTTAAAGGTCTTGAAAATGTTAGGAAGGGGAAAACATTTTGGTCTGTTGAGAGAGCTATTGTGACAGGAACGTCTATTTTCCCAGCTTTAGGTTATTATGAAAACCAGGTAGTAAGTATTCACCAAGACCCAGGCCTGGCATTCACAACGGCCTATGGGTAAGCACTGCAAGCTGGCTGCCTCCACGGTGGTTGTCAGTGGAGCCCCACACTAGTAGGGGGCTTAGGAACGTGGGGGGAGAACAGAAGTTCCAGAAGTTAGAGCCTCAGCATCTGGATGGGAGAAGGCAGGGGAAACTTACCTGCTAAGTTCAGGTTGTGCCTTCTGATCCCAGTGGAACCTGGCGAAACGTGTCTGCTATAAATTCATAAAGAGCACAGTATACATAAGTTTTGGGGCTTTTGACAGTAAGATAAAGGAGATGAGATATAAAACCATTAAACACTGCCTTTTCCTTGGCTCTGAAGTCCTAGATTCACATTTATAGAACGCATTTTTCTCTCCTGCTTGCAGTGGTTGGAGACCAGACCTAACAGACAGGTGTGTCCAGTTTGCAAAGCTGGGATCAGCCGAGACAAGGTCATCCCCCTCTACGGCCGGGGCAGCACTGGGCAGCAGGACCCCAGGTGAGGCCTCGGAGCACCTCTCACACCCAACCTTCCCCTTTGGACATGAATTCACTTCCATTCAGCACCGACTCACCCCTCGCTTTACTTCGTGCTCGCAGACCCTCAGTTCTGAGGCAGTTGGAGTCCAGATGGAAGTTagccaggaggggaagggagccagGTTGCCACTTGCTGAGCTATAGTACAGATATCCACTGAGCGTCTGTCAGGGGCAGGCGATGTACTCGGTGCACAAGACATCACAGTTGCAAGTGTGCAAAGTGCTGTGAAGGAGCAGCCTGGGAAGCAAGGTCCCAACAGGAGTCTGCAAGGAGGTGGCTGGCTGTAGCAGTGCCGTATAAAAtatggggggaggaagggacggGGGTCTGGGAGGCTTGTGGAGTTGAAATTTCTGGAAATGAAGGTGTGGGTGGGTCTGGCATTCTCCAGACACAAGTACTGAGAGCCCTTTGTGATGTGGCgcgtacaccccccccccccacacacacacacacccctaaactCCCCAGCACACCCAGTGGTCAGACACATTGGACTTCTCTTAAAGGGTCTACCCTTTCACGTTCATGAGCCTTTGTATTTGTTGTCCCTGTGCCTCTTCTGCCTGCCCCGgttccacccctcctcctcctcaaactTCTGCCCATCTGGAATGAGCAGCCCTAAAGCTACTTCCTCCTTGAAATGGCACTTGTTCCCCACATTAGCTGCTCTCACCCATGCTCCCACCCCATTTGGTTCATACCTCTATAAAGAAGTCCCTCCCACACTGTATTGTGATTGGTGGTAGCCCCCTTTAAACCATGAACACCTCAAGAGTAGGGTCTGTCTTCAGCCTTAGTATTGGTAACAACCTACCTGTGCTTGATGGGTAGCAAGTGCTCAGTCCGGTATTTGTGGGACGCGTGATGGAAGAGGCTGGGGCCCAGAGGCAAGATAGAGTAGAGGACATGCCCAAGAGGAGTGGGTGGTGAAGCTGGAGTTAATGGGCGGCTCAGAGAGACCCTGAGTCTCAGCCCTCTCTGCTGACAGGCCACTCTCTGTTTCAGTTTGgatttgggatttttttatttcatgaccCCTATATCACACTGGTCCAGGGATAGGTGTCTGGCTGGCATTCTGGGTCATGCTGTCTGTGAGAGGAGTAGGCTCAGTGCAGCCTGATGAGCACCTTATAAACAAGCTGATTTTCTCCTTGGTTCTCCATAGGTAGAGAACAGTTCCAGGTAGAACAAAGAGCTATTTAGTGGTCGGTTTATTTTGGCATAGGTACGCGTGCTGGGCAGGAAGGGGCGGGCCCTGGTGAAGAACTCCCACTTCACTTGGGAGCAGCTCAAAGCAGTATGTAATGAACCTGTCTACACCATTTCTGTTTCAGAGAGAAGACCCCGCCCCGTCCTCAAGGCCAGAGGCCAGAGCCGGAGAACAGAGGGGTGAGGAAAATGCTAGGGGAAGCTTCTAGAAATAAGTGCATGGCTTCAGAAGTTTCTCTGTTGGCCCTATACTTTTTCCTCCTTGATTAAAAGTAAAGGAAATTTTGTAGAAtacagaaaggaaaaggagaaaaaaaacacttaTAATCCCACCATCCAGAGATAACCACTGGAAACATTTtggtctattttcttttttatttttctatagttatatatatatatatatatatatatatatatatatatatatatacacacacacacacattttatagaTCTTTTTATGTCTATGTGTTTTACTTATAGatttgtgcatatatatatatatatatatatatatatatatatatatttactatttggcTCCTGTTTTATAACCCTCttaaaatttcattcattttatactAAGTGCCTTCTGTGTGCTGGGTATCATTCTAGGCATTGATGATATAAAGATCTTGCCCTTACGGAATTTACATTCTCAAAGAGGGGTAGATTTTCATTGATATATCTTGAGATTTTACATGTCCGTAATATTTTATGTAGCTGTTTAATGCTCCAATGTATGGACTTCACAAAATTCATTTTTGGACATTtagctgtttccttttttttttcccctaaccTAAAAATATTCTGATGAACTTAGAGATAGATTTTTGAGCAGGTTCATGATTATTTTACTGggataaattcttagaagtagaattactagctcaaaaattttgtgcatttaAATCAGGCATTagcaaaatatttattcattcttacAGAATCGcacaagtatatttttatttccacattttctttaaaatatatttttattgatttcagagaggaagggagacacagagagagagaaacatcaatgatgagagagaaccattgattcgggttcggaatcgaacccgggacggttcagtccacaggccgacactctatccactgagccaaaccggctagggcatttccacatctttttttttttttttttctgtatggtgtgtgtgtgtgtctgtgtgtgtgtgtgttttatgtagTCGTCACCATTCTGttgcttaaattttaattttggcaATATATTCTGTGATGCTCTGTCCtgtcctctttatttatttagttgaATATTGATGCATTATAATTTAGGTTTTCTCATTGAAGGACCTATTAGGTTCTTCCAGGTTTCGCTTTATAAATAATGCTATAGTGACCAACTTGGcacatttccctccctcccacccccgcccccctatTTGAATTATGGCATTTCCTTAGGATTCCCAGGAGTGTGATTATTGAGTCAGGGATCTTGAAATTGAGGGTCTCTTCTCCAGATTACCCTCAATAGTAATAGCAACAAACACTTGTTGAATGGTTATTATATGCATGTGTAGCTTATACTGACGTTCCCTTTTTATTGGGCATAAGGGTTATCGCCAACTTTGCTGTTACAAAACATGTAGAAACTTTTACTGGCTAGCGTGGGACTCTGGAAAGAACCGGGAGCTCTaagaacctgacttgctttagcAGAGAGTTTTTCTTTGGGTAGAGCCCGATCTCTCTGGCATTCAGATCTCCTTCGCTGGGATTCCTTGTAGGCTAGATGGGCCGCCAGATTCCTCTGCCTCGGGATCTAGATGGGAGGAAAAGATGTCCCCCCTTGGAAACAGGCGGCAGAGGGTAGGGAGGAGAGGTAGATGCCACATGTAAGGTGACGTGTTTAACAGGTGCAAGAGAGACCTGCTTGTTCCACTTCTTAATTGCATTTCTTCTGCACAGGGATTTCAAGGATTTGGATTTGGAGATGGTGGCTTTCAGATGTCTTTTGGAATTGGGGCATTTCCCTTTGGGATATTTGCCACAGCATTTAACATAAATGATGGGCGGCCTCCTCCAGGTAAGACTCTGTTTCCTTGGTAATCCTGCTTGAAGGCTTTCTGGAATCCAGCAGTATGTAGGTGATAGATGATTGTTACTATAATCAGCCTTCAGAATGTGCTAAACTCTTTCCAGGTTACTGGTAGTCGTGCTAACGATAATACACACTTAGCAAGTATCAGGCATGTTCTAAGTGCTTTCCGTTAAAAATTCAGGATCCCCATGGGAACCCTTGGGACAGATGTGCAATTAGCTCCATTTTGCAAATCAGAAAATACTTAGTAATGTTTCCAAAGATGTACCCCGTGCCCATAAAATGAATAGGTATAAACCACACCCAGCTGAAGAAAAGCCTAGTTCTGCACATGGACCCCATCCTCACTGGGACCTTTGGGGACTGGAAAGGGCAGTGTGTGACCCACAAGGAGTCAGGGCCTCTCTGTTCTCTGGCATCTCTGTCCAGTTTCCCCCGGGACACACATGGGGCTGGTCCCAAACCCCAACCCTTTGGGAACTATGCCTtgtctgccacctgctgctgctttTCTGCCTCCAGTCAGCTTGAGAATGCCAGCTGCAGTCTGTATAGAGCAGGGTGACGAGGTGAGTGCTCTGTACTCTGTCACAACATGACACCCAGGCCAGGATCCTTACCACGGAACCTGCAGAACCGCCCAGGTCAGCTGAGCTCTGCTGCAGTCCTAGGAGCCTTATGTGTGCTGGGCACAGTAGGGACCAGTGCGTACTTCCTGGCCAGGAGCTTATGCTCTAGGGACAGTAACCCACTCCTGGGCCATCCCAGGTGTCCCCTGGCCTCACCCTGGTGCCTAGCAGGCAATCACTGAGTCTTTGTtgactgcctgcctgcatgaATCCGTCAGAGCACCTCATTGGAGAGGAGTACAGCACCAAGAGGTCATGAGGAAAGAGGCCCCAAAGGGCAGGGCCCCGTGAAGGCAGCAGGAACCTGCCTGGTAGCTCTCTTCCTTCTAACCTGGTCCAAGGTTCACCTCGCGTTCCCCCCCAGGAAAACAGGCTGCCCTCTGGATCTCTGGATCCTCCTGCCACAAGCAGACAGTTTTCTCTTATGATACCACTTGCTCATTGGGGTGGAGGTGCTCTTAGCTCTCTTTCTCTAATAGGACAGGGGAACTATACATAGCAGCTTTCTCAAAGCCCAAGTTCTCAGCCCACTTCTACCCCTAGTTTGCTGGGCGGTGAGGGAAACTGGTCATTTTGCCTGTCTGGGCCCTAGCGCCCTCCTCTGGAAAAGGAAGGCACTCCACGCCAGGCTCTCTGAGACCCTCCGGGTTCAGCAGTGCCAGAATCTAGAGACTCCATGACTCGGAGGCGGTGCTTTGGTtcctatttttaattgaatttattggggtgacattggttaataaaattatataggtttcagctctccaattctgtaatacatcatctgcatattgtactgtgtgttcaccaccaacTTTGATTTCTTTCTACAGAAAATGGGAATAGTACTCCCCAAGCAATAATGTGTGTGCAAACACTGTGCACACAGAAGGTGCTTAACAAACGTAGCTTTCCTTTCATCATTCCCTCTAAGAGTTTCCCCACTTACTTGCACCTATAGGCCAAACCCTCTGAGGATTCATTGGAGATCTTGTCCTCATTGTTATATTATTCCACGTATTTTCACAATTCCAGTTTTGTTTTGCCTGATGTTATTTGGGGTTTGGAAATCTTTTTAGTGTGCAGGATTCTGTAAAGAGATGAAGGTTGATGCTTCTCGACTTCGGTCCCAAGTGGGCGTGTGCACAGCTGCAGCGCTAACACCTCTtttctccctcctgtctccaGCTGTCCCCGGAACGCCCCAGTACGTGGATGAGCAGTTCCTGTCACGCCTCTTCCTGTTTGTGGCCCTGGTGATCATGTTCTGGCTCCTAATTGCCTAATGCTGGGCTCCCGGCCTCATCCATGGCAGGGCCTCTGGACTGGTGCCACACCACCCCCACTCTTGATGTTTGGCTTCCTGGATAATCCCGAGCCCTGGAATCAGTGGGGTCCGTAACACATCAAGGAATCTTGCTTCTCCACCAGAGCTTTAGGACTCAAGACTGTTGTCGAAAACCCTGGAGTGTGGCCACTGCCATAAACCCTCAGGCCTTGGCACTGCGTCGTCTCCTGGGTTACAACATGAAATCCTGTTCCAGCCAGCTCAGTAGCTCCTGACTCTGCACCGGGAAGAGGCAGAAGAGAGAAACTGTCGGTGCAGCTTCACCTGCGTTTAATGTTATAAGAACAAAGGGATGAACCAAATGTTAATTGTGGAAACTTCCTCTCATCTCATTAAATACCCCTTGGTAAGTGGCCTCTGAGGTCAGTGGGGGTCCTCATACAGAAAGGTTCCCCTGCCAGatctcaatgctgctctgccctATTTCCTCCTACCTCTCCCTCCTCGGCAGAGGTGCAAGAAATTGCTGTCCTATAAAGATCCTAATTGCAGCAGCTGAAGCTGGAGGCGCATCATGAACTCACCAGAGACCCAAAGATCTTTTATTGGCTCTGGCCATCCTCAGCGTCTTTGGCCCGAGAGCGGCTTGAATGACCTTGTTTTTTGGCATAGATCATCCTGGGAGACGTGTCTCCACTCACAGATTTCTCATCACCTTTCCCCCCAAAACCACACACATGTTCCTCTctgccagagggcacagcctccactgctgccgtGCGTGAGGAAAGACCTGCAGTTGGGGCTGCAGAGGGATTCAGAGCTCCGACGCAGGAACAGCCGCACAGCAGCCCTGTCCCCAAGGCCGCAGAAGCTCCGCGTGCATCTCCTCGCAGACCTGCCCAGAGGAAACGGGGGTTTGTCAAGTCAGCCCCGCTGCATGTTGAAGACCATCGCCAAATTGTCCTTAATGAAGAGGCGGCAAAGGGGGAAGCCCCTGATTTGATACGGATTGTGGACATCTCCTTGAACATGTGCTAAAACCCGGAAGCCTGTGCCTCCAGAGCAGGCAACCCGGTGATTTGTTCAAGtcgggcaggggcctgggggcctcaGCACGGACACATGGGGTGGCCTTTCTGTGGAAATCATGCTGCCCAAGCCCTTGATTTGTGTTTCAACTTCACAAGCTTCTTTGTCCGAATCTGATGGAGGGAGTGTGGTCCAGGCAAGAAGACGGTTCACTTGGTGCTGGAATAGTCTGTCAGGCCTCTTCCTAGAAATCCGGTCTGTTCCAGAGACCCCAAGGCTGGGAGGAGATGGTCTTCCTCGGGAGCCTCTGTCGCATCACCGGGCCACAGTGCTCCTGGCTTACCTCCAGCAATAGCCACAGCGGGTAGAAAGCCCAGCCCCACCTaatggtttgtttttctttcccagaCATGGCTCTGCATAGCATATGGAAACCAGGACCTTATCCAAGATGGGAagccctctttccctctccatagTCCCCATCCCTTTCTCCTTATAACCTGTCAATGCCCGAGTACAGtgttaaaagacaaaatataagTATTGAATAAGTGGTTCATTTGCTGAATCCATTTGATAAGAATAAGCCACCAGCTTTACAGTGTGCCTCATGGATTTTTAAATACCTTGGGGGCACCCGCTCAATCGTGCTCTTTTTATCACCTAGAAATCCCCAAAGTGGAAGGTGCCCCTGGAGTATCTCCGCTGGAGAAGGCCGGTGGGATCCCTCAGTGCAGTGCCTCCACCTAGTGGTGGGGGAGAGGACGTCAATCTATTGGGCCCAACAGAAAATGGGTTTCCAGAAAAAAGGTTAAGGAAGGGATGTGGGTCGGAAGATGAATCACTTGGACTCTAATAAATGGAGTGAGTCAGGAAAGCTCTACCAGCAAAGGTATGATCACTGGACTCTTAAAGGAAGTGAGCCCAGATGAGCTCTACCAGCAAAGGTATCCCAGGAGCCTGTTAGCAAAGCCAGGCTGGCTACCTGCCCTTTGATTTTTCATCTTATAGGTCCCCACTCAtgctctgccaggggctggggcaggagagctgatttgggactgctggcccagccctgataggGAGCCCCCCTCCCACAACCCCTCTGCAGGCTCACAgacccctcccacccttccacccccccaccccccgccaaggcagttttcccttcttttgtgtgtgttttctatgttCTTAGTCTCTACTCCTACTCCTGCCGCCTTTGCGGATCAGGACCAGCTCCCAACCACAGACAGAAAATGATACCATGTACAGCGGCACACCTTGACCAGTTGCTAATTTTCACTGTTGTGAAAGTGATTTGATTTAGAATTAAATGGTTTTACATTACTGCGAGCTGTGGGCTTCTTATCCGTGTCATGGGGTCAGGGGGACGGGTTAGGGAGGAGTCACACTGGCCTGGCCCCTGGAAAGCACCTGTGTGTCCTTGGGAATGTCACCCTGAAGACAAAGTCTTCAAACAGCCATCGAGGAGTAGGCTGGAGGCCTGGCCTCATCCATAGCCCTGCCCAAGGGGTGACCGGTCTGACAGGCAGCACTGACCCCGACAAGTATGTGGAATTCCTAAGCTCACAGGCTGCCACATGGAGCTTAGCTGTGGCCCATCAAAGCGGGAGGACAGACGTTACTGTCAGCAGCTTCCTGCATGCTCTGTGACAGGGCAGGCGGCCTGCCCAGCAGGGTGTGCTGCTCCACGGAATTCCGGAATTCCTTGGTAGCAGAATGGGAGATGGAAGATGGTGAGGTCACAAACCCTGCCCATCCTCAGGCTTCCCGGCACACCAGAGCTACAGGTCATCCCTCAGAGTGGAgctcttttctcccttccactgtgaCCTAATAGTTATCAAGTTGATTAGTCacgtagctcagtggttctcaaggcCCCTCAGCCAGCTAGCAGCTGCCAGAGCCAGTCTGCTGTCCTAACTCCTGGTCCAGTGCTCTCTCCTCCATAAAGAGGAGCCTGCAGGACGAGTCCAGTAGACAGGTGTGTTTTCTTTGGCCTACATGGCATTTTTAGAACTTTAATGTTCCCAACATTTTGAAAAGTGGAAAATTTCACCTAAACATCTGGATTTTTGGTTTGTCTGAAAAAAACTGGGCGGATGGGATGTGCTGAGTTCATTTATATCCTTCCTTGGTCTGGCTAAGGATCTGACCCTGGAGTCGTGGTTGCACCCACCCCCGTTATCTACTGAGTGTCTGTTGATCCATAGTGGCGCAGAGAAGTGGCTTCTCTGAGCTGGAAGCTTCTAAAGAAAGTCCAGGcttaacccccctcccccaaagctaGTTAATGGAGACCTGTTTCCTCCATGTTCCTATTCTTGATTCCAGGAGGGTTCCCAACCCAGCTCAGCTCCTCATGAGCTATGCCATTTCGAGGTAGTGAGGCGTATCCTCTGGGCCTCAGcagtccccatctgtaaaatgggcagagTCCTCCGTGTTGATGCCTCCCGCCCAGCGCGCGCTGCTGCATCTTTACCAGCTCCTGCCCCCACCGAGGGAGCCGCTCGCACTAGGGGGCGCTAAGGGCTGCCTCcgagccagggggcggggcctgtgtgCGGGGCGGGGCTTCGGCGGGCGGGCCCGGGTGCCAGGTGCGGTTTGGTCCTCCCGGGGCGCCGTAGGCGGTGCATCCCGCTCGCGCCCGGGGCCAACGTTCTCGGTGCCTGAGGCGACAGCGGCGCGGAGCAGAGCGGCTGCGGCCCCCGCCCCTTCCTCCGCACTTCCGCGCCCGGGACCATGGCCGCGCCGGCGGGTAAGGAAGGGCCGCGCCATCCTgtccgcctctctctctctctctctctttcggaAGCCGGGCCCGGGCGCCTGAGGGGGttcgggctgaggggacccccatgCGTTCGGACTCCTTAGAAGGCAAATTAGGGGAGTGAGCCCCGCGCTCCCCGAGACCCGGaggtggtggggctgggggacctggggCGCTGGAGACGGAGGGCGCCCGGGGCGGCGGAGGACCCGGGGGGAGGGATGCTGGCTCCGCCGTGACGGCAGCTTTTAGCCGCACTTGGCACCCAGATCCCCAAAGTAACGCCTTTCAGAGGAAGCAGAGGGCCTGGGTCCCCGTGGAGCGGGGACTTGTGGGGTGTGGGGAGTACGGGAATCTGGGGTTCGGGGCAGTTCAGAGGGGATGGAACGTTCCCCGGGATCCGGGTTTTCTGTGGGAAATGGGGGACAGTCTGACTCCCCGACAGGCTCCAAGCTCCTTGCCGCCGGTGCCTGGGGCGCTTTGCAGGAAATCGGGGAGTGGGACGGATTGGCGGTGAGGGGTCGGGAGCGTCCTCCCTGGGAGAGGGGGCCCCCTGGGGCGCGGGGTGCTCCCTTGGCCTAAGACAAGACACGTGGCCAGAcacctggagggggagggggagggggagctgggcctgcacccccgccaccccccccccccggccccctcaCACACCGCCCCGCAGCTTCCTGCCCCCGCCCGCTCCCCCTGCCCCGGGGACTGGTGTTGCCCCGGCTTCCCAGCCACCGGAGCGGGTGGCCCGGCCCGCAGGCCGCCCGGGGTCAGCGTCCAGGAGCGTCTCTAGAGgcggcaggagggagcaggggggcgggggctggtcCTGCATGTCTGCCCCCCACTTCCTGGCTTTCAGCCCGTGGACAGTCACTTCCTCCCTCCTGAATGCAAGGACCAGGCCACCGGCGGTCACTTCCTCGGCGTGGGAGCCTGGGGTTCTCTcctcgttcttttttttttttttttaatatattttattgattttttacagagaggaagggagagagatagagagtcagaaacatcgatgagagagaaacatcaaccagccgcatgcccttgaccggaatcgaacctgggacctttcagtccgcaggccgacgctccatccactgagccaaaccggtttcggcctctccTCGTTCTTGATTGATGGGCttctagagagagagggatttggggggggggggggatgcaccCTGTCCCTTTCgtttctttttttagatttcagAGTTTTTCAACtcaaatgattttctttcttttttttaagatattttattgttaatcctcactcgaggatgttttcccattgatttttagagagagtagaagggagggggagggacagataGAGTAACgtggatatgagagagacacatcgattggttgcctccggcatgcaCCCTTAACCTGAgctggggaatcaagcctgcaacccaggtccttgccctggaccggaatggaacctgggacccttcagtctgcaggccgatgctctgtcctgAGCTACGCCGGCCAGGGCTCGGATGGTTTCCTATGACGTTTCCTAACCTCTGTGTAACACAGGCTCCCTGCCTTGCACCTAGATTCTCAGAAACGTGTGAAAGATCTTGGCGTCCAAGTGTCGGTTAGGTTTTCTCTGAGTGAACGAAAAAGCTGTCCCTCGGTGCATTGGTCTataccagtggctctcaaccttcctaatgccgcgaccctttaatacagttcctcatgttgtggtgacccccaaccataaaattatctcgtggctacttcataactgtaatgttgctactgttatgaattgtcatgtaaatacctgatatgcaggatgtattttcattgttacaaattgaacataatgaaagcatagtgattaaccacaaaaacaatatgtaattatatatgtgttttccgatggtcttaggcgacccctgtgaaagggtcgttcgacccccaaaggggtcgcgacccacaggttgagaaccgctggtctatacgTTCTGCTGGCAGAATAATTGTTGGATATTTCTGTGCCGTGCACTTAGCCAAGCATGGAGGAGCGTAGTGATGAACTACACAGACGCAGGCCTTGCCTTCGTGGTGCTTACAGCCCTAGAGATGGACAGCAAATAATCAAGGTGTAACGATGGAGATAAATGCtataataactgaaattaaaCAATGAGGTAATAGGAATGCACCTGGGCTGAGTGGCTAGGGAATgcttctctttaaaaagcaagttTATGCTTCCCCCTGAGACTCAGTAGAAATTCGTCCAGCAAAGAAAGGGCAAAGAGCACTCCAGGCCGAAGGGACAGGGTAAAAAGGCCCCGAGGTAGGAAGGCAGGGAGTACCTTTGAGGAGCCGAGAGAAAGTCAGTCTGGCTTTTTTATGGGTGCGGGGACTACGGCTCAGAAACCACCTCCCGGTTCCATAGCCAGCTAAGCGGCGGTGGTCGGAGTTCATGTTTTCCAACTTGAAATTGAGGGCTtcatcctccctctctctctctctctctctctctctttctctctctctctctctctctctctctctctctctctctctctctctctctctcacaccagAACGAGTTTGCACGGGGAGTCAGAGAAGGAAGTGGGGCTTCAGCTTTCCCTGGTTCTGGCCAAGCCGTCTCAAGACAACTCCGACTCCCGTGTAACAGGAGAATCAGCGACAAGGAAATCAAATATTTACCGAGTGCCTGTGATGTCTAAGGCACTGGGCCGGGACAAGGCTTACCTCTCAGGCATTTTAACAGATGCTAGAGCCAGGGAGAGACGGGCTCGTGGAACTCTCCTcactttacagaggaagaaactgcgGCCCAGGGATGAAAACGGATTTGTCGAGGCTCACTTAACCAGCGTTAGAGCCAGGACTGACCTAGGACTTACCTGTTCCCGTTGTAATATTCCAGGCTGCTTGAGACATGTGGAGTCTGGCACACAGTGAgcccttaataaatatttgtagaaataaACGTGTGATTTGTGCCTTTGAGAAATTCCCTGTCTGCTTAGAGTAacgaaggggggaaaaaaaaccagaCAAATCGCGACAAGTTGTATAGTGCACGCTCCCTCCCAGGGGCatgcctttcccctcccccacaggcatcGTCTCCTAGACTCTAAGAGACGCCAccccatgaggcttgcaaccagggcagcaatgaGCAGTTCATCCCTGGCAAACCCCTGAACTCGTCCCCAGGCCCCCTTTTctcggggtgggcggggggggtgggcgggggggtgggagaCAGGCTATATAAAGCCTGTATGTAATAACATTATGGAATTTCAGAGGTGAGGGAGAACTCTATTCATACATTCGttctacaaatatatattgaattcGTACCGTCTGCAAGCACTTCTAGGCCCTGGAGGTACTTAGGGAATGAAATAGACCAAATCCCTTCCCTCTTGTTCTGGTGGGGAGAGATGGCCAATAATGAACCATATGAATATCA
The sequence above is drawn from the Myotis daubentonii chromosome 19, mMyoDau2.1, whole genome shotgun sequence genome and encodes:
- the RNF185 gene encoding E3 ubiquitin-protein ligase RNF185, whose translation is MASKGPSASASPENSSAGGPSGSSNGAGESGGQDSTFECNICLDTAKDAVISLCGHLFCWPCLHQWLETRPNRQVCPVCKAGISRDKVIPLYGRGSTGQQDPREKTPPRPQGQRPEPENRGGFQGFGFGDGGFQMSFGIGAFPFGIFATAFNINDGRPPPAVPGTPQYVDEQFLSRLFLFVALVIMFWLLIA